TTTGAAGGGGTGGTGGTTGACGTTGAAGCTGCTGATTTAACTGCGGGCGCTCGTATCAAAACGGTCAACGGTAATATTAAAGCGAGTAAAATCAGCGGTAAAATTGCGTTAGAAACCGTAAATGGTGATATTGATAGTCGTGACTTAGATGGCAATATTCAGTTTGAAACCGTCAATGGGGACATTGAAGATATCGCTTCGAGCGGTAAACTAAGGTTTAACGCCGTTAATGGCGAAATTAAAACGCAAACCACTGCAACCGAGCTGCGCTTAGAAAACGTCAACGGCGAAGTCGAGTTAAAGATGGCAGAGTTAAAAGACTTACGCTTATCTACCGTTAACGGCGAAATTGCAGTATATGCAGCAAAGTTACTGGATAACGCCAATATAAATATGGACAGTGTTAGTGGTGATATTGAGCTTTATTTCCCTGCAGATGTATCGGCAAGGTTTGAAATCAACGCGCATTCTGGTGGCCATATCACCAATGAGCTAAGCGCAGAGCAAGTTAAAAAAGCCAAATATGGCCCAGCTCGTTCACTTGAGTTTGTGCTTAACGGTGGTAATGCAGATGTAGAAATCGATACCGTTAGCGGCAATATTGAGCTAAAGCGTAACTAATACGAATATTTATCAGACTAGTAAGGCCAGAGTTTCCCCCAAACTCTGGCCTTTTGTTATTTGCACTTATGGGTAGACCAGATACAATAGAGGGCCTTCAATTTCTCAATGTTGTGATATGGCTAAACCAGATATACAAGTCGACACCTTAAAAGTTCCACCGCACTCAATTGAAGCTGAGCAATCTGTGCTCG
This portion of the Pseudoalteromonas sp. GCY genome encodes:
- a CDS encoding DUF4097 family beta strand repeat-containing protein codes for the protein MKALIIGLAALPAIVFAGESIDKELSIPANGKVVIENQRGDVTIKTWDKNVFKVTGELDDKAEGYKLKTSGEVTEFIVKMPRRYKSWGGGDGSKLTIYMPRSSELNFEGVVVDVEAADLTAGARIKTVNGNIKASKISGKIALETVNGDIDSRDLDGNIQFETVNGDIEDIASSGKLRFNAVNGEIKTQTTATELRLENVNGEVELKMAELKDLRLSTVNGEIAVYAAKLLDNANINMDSVSGDIELYFPADVSARFEINAHSGGHITNELSAEQVKKAKYGPARSLEFVLNGGNADVEIDTVSGNIELKRN